One window of Gavia stellata isolate bGavSte3 chromosome Z, bGavSte3.hap2, whole genome shotgun sequence genomic DNA carries:
- the LOC104263084 gene encoding thymosin beta-15A homolog, which translates to MCDKPNLSEVEKFHKKKMKKTNTEEKNTLPSKETIEQEMEFVKSS; encoded by the coding sequence ATGTGTGACAAGCCAAACCTCTCAGAGGTGGAGAAATTCCacaagaagaagatgaagaaaaccaaCACGGAGGAGAAGAACACGCTGCCCTCCAAGGAGACTATAGAGCAGGAGATGGAATTTGTGAAGTCTTCCTAG